GATTATTCTtaccacattttatttttaatagaacttTGTAAGCTTATTATAAGCCAAAACTGAATTGGCCCGGTAAGAAAGAAACGAAAATTGACCAATGTTTTTAAGAACCttttataatctattataaaattagatgattttgtagccaacaccaatataaaaatactaaaattttattttttacttatttgattaggttaattattttaatattaattatatattttatttttatgtatatgctattttatgttttgacatactttatgaattttttaaataaattttagtgttatgttttaagatagttagcatatatatcaagttagttaaatttagttcatattttgaaattaatttatagatttactttagaaatattaagatttataaaaatattaaacaatgatactgatttggaatatttttcgtatttttatttatatatgaatatttttaatagtatatagccCTTATCGTAATATTGGCTGtggacataattttttttttcttgttaaactctttttatgttaagttttcaagaatttagtataaataccaatataatttttaagataattaatacattagttaatttatcatttttgtaattttgtatttatttttattttactttcacATACATGATTAttagaacatttttttatgttgatttctttttaaaaatgttatttttgttcgataaaattttatttttaattttcaaatatttagtttaaaaataaagttaattatttctggcgaaaaaatttaaacttatttaattttattttgagagaaataaaatatctgaaattttatatttaaaaatatcaaattaacattttgagaatacatattattaataataattttagctTCTATGTGACCactttaaataacatatagcctcaattttaaaatcatatgtgctttagattcatattttctttattatttcaaattcttttattttttaatattatattttgtacgtaaaatttatgttattcttccaaatatttagtttatatatcaatatgattcttttaatgattttggctttttctaaattttacattgattatgaaagaaacaatttttgaaagttctataagtaatatataaaatggtgattaacatatttttcttgGTGCTTCGAGATAATATATGGATATTCTCAATAATTTACggcatcaaattatatatagtatatgttatttgtgaatattttcagttatttctttttttaaagcaTATAGTCCATATCATATTAAAGGTTACAtacataattataattttagtaataataTGCGATCAATACCAATTCCTATAAGGTACGTGAACAACCTCTTattatattaagttttcaataatTAGCTACAAATATCAATCTAACTTTAAAGAtaagttttacaaattttaatttatctttttatagccttgtgctgatttttatttatttttacatacgtgattatttataaatatgttttttaaaactttgtttctttttgaatatttttattttcgttaattttttgtttaatttcaaatatataattattttatatatcaagttaattatctttaataatatttttatttactttatcaaattaagatgctgacttttatattattataatgatatttttaaattctatgtgaacacttaaataatatatatccccaattttgaaatcatatgttatttagattcatatgtaatgaaaaagtgatttagatttacattgtctttattatttgaaatccttatattttttaatattatttttgttacttaattttatgttgatcttccaaacatttatttcttataataaactgattcttttagttatttggtaattttgcttacaaaatttattattgatatttttttgaaagaaatagcttccattttgaaatcatattttgttagattcatatgtaatgaaaagtgctttagattcatattgtttttattattttaaaatcttgtattctttaagattttttttgttagttgattttatgttggtctttcaaatgtttactttatatatcaaattgattcctttaataattttgcattttcactaaattgaatagtagtttcctttttattttgaaataaacattttttgaaaatcttgaattttttaaaataataattaaaatggtaatttgacatattttggtgctttaaaataatatgtggatattctcaatgatttattgcataaaattacatatagtacatattttttttgaatattttcagcagtatataacctaaattttgtaaatcatgtgttttagatttatatagttataattgtttgaaagtattgcatttttaaattaactattatatttgtttgttattttttatgttaattttcgaaactttattttatatagtatagatttgtacatgatgtttttaactttgtaagtttaacttatttgataattatttatattttattttgaaataaaaaaattcgtaatattaacatttttagaaataccaaattgaaaaacgatttcgtatatttttggtgctttaaaataatatgtgaacattctcaatgatttataatatcaacttatatatagtatatgttagtttgaatattttcaatagtatataacctaaactttgaaaatcatgagtttaaatttagatttatatagttatacttgtttgtaagtcttgtatttttaaattaattattcttttcgttatttattttttaattttcgaaaaatattaaacattatgttaacttaatatagtatttatatttttgtaaatttaccttattcgatattgatttatattttagtttgaaataaacatttttttggtaatattaacatttttaaaaatagtaaacttaaataataatttgtcataCTACGATTGGTCGTTTAAATCCTATGTGGACGCTCTCGATGACatatagcctcaacttttatatagtatagattttttatgttaattttcgaaactttattttatatagtatagatttgtacatgatgtttttaactttgtaagtttaacttatttgataattatttatagtttattttgaaataaaaaaattcgtaatattaacatttttagaaatacaaaattgaaaaacgatttggtatatttttggtgctttaaaataatatgtgaacattctcaatgatttataatatcaacttatatatagtatatgttagtttgaatattttcaatagtatataacctaaactttgaaaatcatgagtttaaatttagatttatatagttatacttgtttgaaagtcttgtatttttaaattaattattcttttcgttatttgtttttttaattttcgaaaaatattaaacattatgttaacttaatatagtatttatatttttgtaaatttaccttattcgatattgatttatattttagtttgaaataaacatttttttggtaatattaacatttttaaaaatagtaaacttaaataataatttgtcataCTACGATTGGTCGTTTAAATCCTATGTGGACGCTCTCGatggcttatagcctcaacttttatatagtatagatatagATTATTTGAGAAATCATTTTTTTACGTGTCTTGCTCACGTTAATTTTCACGATGATTGATGATTACAGAGGTACCCTTAACAAATTTAAATGATTACATTAATTACCATTATTGaatttactttcctttttaattggtagtttattttaatttaattacttttttattttgccaataacatatataataaaaaggaaaattttacaatatttaaaaacggattttaaaataatatttatatataatgtgtttTCACTAAAAGGaaagttaacaaaaataatcttgatattatagtgtaaatttcatcaaaattatgaatataaatgatatttataaaattttagatcaaataaataaataaaatattattaaaaataataaaaaataataaaaaaagagtaGGCGGTTAGGCGGCCGCCTaagcggctaggcggtcatttaggcggtctaAGCAgagaaaatcggatatccgatttttttaaccgatttggcataaatcggggcGGAAGAGTGACGCGTAGCGCCCAGGCGGCTTggcggccgatttttagaacaagGGTTTTAGTGATTGTTGTTGTGGTAAAAAAAACTGAACATAtaactgttttttttcaaaaaaaatcaacttaaCTGGTAAGTTTTTTTTGCCTAATTGatattatgaatatatatatatattatataatttatagttaaaagtaaattttctttttaaaaataaaattcagaatTTCTTCATTTCGTTTACTCAAACCTAAAAATCCCACAACGTTTCCTTTACTACACAAATTAACGCACTAGCTACACAGTAACAGATACGTATTTACCGTAGGAAACAGACACAATGGGTCACGGACCCGACAACGACAAAGGTCATATTATATAGCACCAAATATCTCAATCGTCTCTCTCTGAAACACTCACAAACTGAGAGAAATGTATTCTGTTCTAAACAGAAGagtatctttctctcttctaaTAGTGATCATTGTGATGTTCTCTTCGTACAAAGCTGATTCCAAATGTGAATTCAAGGCAGTTTTCAATTTCGGAGACTCAAATTCTGACACTGGAGGATTTTGGGCTGCTTTTCCGGCTCAATCCGGCCCATGGGGGATGACTTATTTCAAGAAACCGGTCGGTCGTGCTTCAGACGGTCGTCTCATCATTGATTTTTTAGGTAATGagtactctcttttttttttgggcaaagtTAATGAGTACTTCTTTAAGTATTCCATTTCAACGTTTTTGAATGTTTTGTGTAAGATATAAATAAATggtttttcatatatttgtttgttgatatagaaacaaattcaaaattattttccctAAAATGTCTTATAAATCTTATGTTTACAACCATAGCTTAATTTGCATGTGCTATGAACCGGGTCCAATGATTTGAATGTTGAATTATTCTTAGCGGAATCTCTTGGAATGCCTTTCCTTAGCCCATACTTGCAATCAATTGGATCCGATTTTCGACACGGTGCAAACTTTGCGACCTTAGCATCGACCGTTCTTTTGCCAAACACGTCCTTGTTCGTGTCCGGAATCAGTCCTTTCTCACTCGCCATTCAGCTAAATCAGATGAAAGATTTCAAGGTTAGAGTCGACGAGTTCCATTCCTCGCAGCAACCAGGTATATTCTATACTATACATACATAAAACGATGGTCAAAATAACAAAGCAAATGATGTAAACATGCTTATGTTACAATAGGGTTGCATATCTTACCGCCCAGCAATATTTTCGGAAAATCGCTGTATACGTTTTATATCGGCCAAAACGATTTCACATCGAATTTAGCTTCCATTGGAGTGGATGGTGTAAAACAGTATCTTCCTCAAGTCATTGGCCAAATTGCTGGAACGATTAAGGTACTGCATGCCTCCCGCTTCTAGTACAATCTTTTATTTTGCTTATAAAGGTTGTCTTATGGATGAAGGAGATATATGGAATAGGTGGTCGGACATTTTTGGTATTGAATTTAGCACCGGTTGGATGTTACCCGGCGATTTTAACCGGTTACCCTCATACTATGTCGGATTTGGACAAGTTCGGATGTCTCATTCCCGTAAACAACGCCGTCAAATATTACAACATGTTATTGGACAAGGCATTATCCGAGACAAGAACCGTACTGAAAAACGCTACCGTTATATACTTGGACACTCACAAGATACTGCTCGACCTCTTTCAACACCCCAAATCCTATGGTACGTAATGTCACAAACGGTTTGGTTTAATTGGACTTACCATATTCAAAATTGGTATTTTGTTTAAtcgaatatttttttgttggttgATTATATTAAAGGTATGAAATACGGCATTAAAGCTTGTTGTGGATACGGTGGACGTTCGTACAACTTCAATCAGAAGTTATTTTGCGGCACCACAAAAATAATCGGAAATTCTTCTGCGACGGCCAAGGCTTGCCGTGATCCAAAAAACTACGTGAGTTGGGACGGAATTCATGCTACGGAGGCTGCAAACCGCCGCATTTCGACGGCCATTCTCGATGGCTCGATATCATATCCTCCGTTTGCGCTAAACCACCTATGCCCGTCTGTTTAACAATCGTATTCTTTTGTCTTGTACAATTTTCACATGTACGTGCTTTTGGGTTTAAAGCTAGTTTACATAATAAGGCATGAACAGTACTATTTCAAATCAATATTGTATAGTGCGATCTCCTAACATCCATCTTGTTGTACATATTGGAAGCATATTGGTTGAGAAATGGGTTAGATGTGAATTTTAAGACAATTCACCAACTAAGCATATTAAGACAAACAAAcacatatacataatacatgtACTAAGTTTTAAGCTGTTTAATATGCTTTACAAATAGATTATTCTCCTACTCATTTGATTATCCTTAAATAGTTTCCTGGACTAAGAAAATATAGTTAACTAGTGACATTTCTTCCATCACCTTATTCGTGTGTATCGGATTTTAAAATCCTTTTAGAGTGCATGTGACAATTGATGTTCTATTGTTGTGTTGTATTTTATATCATATGGACATTACTTGGTTTTTATATCATATGAACATTActtgttgtattatatatatgctaactagtgaatcaaaatatttaagtaCAAAACACTTCATTTTCGTTTGACTAATCCGTCAGTTAAATACGAGTTCCACTATTGATAGAtaactttgtatttttaatatattcagtaTTGCATATAGAGAGataaatttaacagaaataatttattgtttttttttgtttgaaataatttattgttGGCGTAAGCTTGTCTCAATAGTGGATTCAAGAAGAAGATTATGAATCTAGGGAATAGTCAcgtgtttaaaataaaaaggaaatcaTATCATAGAACAAGAAataggaaatattttttttatcatgaactaggaaataattaaattagcaTTTTTAAGAACAGAAAAATTCTATTATTTTGATAAAGCTTAAGCTATATAAATGTATCTTAGGCGTGAGGTCTAATTACATTCTATCAATAATAATAGCTTTTCTgaaatcttatttttcttaacTACAAATCCAACATTTATTGACTTGATTAATCCAACATCTATCTTGATCCATTTTGAGTTTAGAGTCTTCAGTGAAGGTACATTTATGTGTTTTTGATGTAGATACATTTATGCGGTTAtgtggatataaaaatatatatggtaaaaaacagagagaagtTTACGATATTGGGTACTTTTTCATAGGTCTTTATCATGTTGACACACTTTTTCCATGAGGTGTACTTTGTCCCTTACTTTTGATTTTTCTCTTCCTTTATTGCCCTTCACGTGGTCacgtgaacaaaaaaaatgctAAATTCTGATTCGATGCTAACTACACGTAAAATAGCCAAAAGTTAACTTGCTTTGGGTGTATTAGTTTAGTAAGTTTATTGAACAGTTGGATTGGATTGGATTGGATTAGAACCGTTGgattaaaagtttataaaataaatcagacAGCTATTATTGAAGCAAGTACATCTACTTATCTCGTAGTGGATGGGGATTTGTACTTTGGTTGGGTGATGTGTGGTTAATGTTAGTGTTTGTGGTCCGAGGAAGGGGTGTGACTTTGGGGAAGTGCGCTGGCCAAGAACATGTGGTCAAGAGTGGCGTGGTCATATATAACTGTATACAATATTCACATCTTTCGTCACTACCACTTCCATAACCATTTCCATAAGCTTTTCTGCCGCCACCTACTCTATACCCTCTGGTTAATGGTCTATTTCCACTTATGGATCTTCTTTCTTCACTGATTTCGTAAACACCATCACCATAAAATCACCTCTTCCATGATCGCCTCCACCTCGAGCAACACTTCCGTACGCATCTTTACATTGTGTTCTCACTTTCGTTAGTTCCATTTCCGTAACCATGACCTACACCACCATaagatgattctccaccatctCCGTTATCACTTCCGTCTCCGTCTCAGCAATTGCAATTGGTCGCCAAAGTATAATCGATGGAAAAAGAAGAGACAAATTATCAGATTAGGGTCTCTAAAAGAGTAAAGTGATTtttcgataaaaaaaaagtaagagagaaattatgtttttggaTCTGAGTTTTAAAgcgtaacaaaaataaaatgaaaagtaaTTTAGTTAACTTGTGTTTTTAGTTGTTTTAGTTGGAGAGTATAAGAGACATTTTATGAAACAAAGTACTCCACATGGTAGAATTATGTCTGAGTGTAAAGGAAAGTGTAAAAGTACTTCTGAATgtaattatttcaaaaacagATACATGATATATTTATGTTcgatacaaaataatttttaattcattCTTTGATGAACATATAGcataatagttttatatgtGTCTATGTATGTACACTCGCAACTATTACATTTGCCAATCTATCAACCAAtaagacaaaataaaaacaaaaaaaaaacaatcaaatcacGCTGAATCGTCCGGCTAGACGCAGAAGAATCAGATGAAGCGGGAGAACTGTAagtagaggaagaggaggaggaagatttGGATTCGTGGGATTAACAGCAAAATTTCTTATAAAAGCGAAGCGAACGACAGTGCCAAAGAAAAGAGAGTAAGAGCGACTCTGTTTTGGCCATAGGATAGAGGACGTCAAAGGAAGCTGCTAAACATCCCTCACTCAATCCAAAATCGTGTGTCGTCTTTAACAGCAGAACTGATAACAGGTGAATGAATGTAGAAATACATGCAAGGAACacatatatggtgtttttagaCTTGAGCGGTGCTCGTGCCTGAATGTACCGACAGATCATCTCTAATTCCATGATGTCTACAAAGAGAACTCCTAAGAAGATGGAGACTCGTaagatcttgctgtagtagaTACTCGCTAACATCGATCGGCAGCTTGAATCAAAGTACTAATTAGGTGAGTAATTTTGAATGTAAATAAGAATTACTATAGTTTGCTTTCACAATCACTAACTAGATATCGCataaaaacaagaaatttaATGCATATTGTGAAATAAACTAATGAAGAGTAATTATCGAAGCTCTGGTAGATAAAAGCAATTTTCTTAGCGTATAGTGTCGTTTTAACCATCAGAGGAGAGGAATGTAGATAAAGATCATACAATTTGTCCGGACAAGGTAGTCCAAGTGGAAGGACGGGCTTGGATTGCTAAAACAATCCGGGTTCGATCCCCCCTATGCGGAAACTACCCTGCCTCGTCTGGACACTAAAGCGGGTACTGGGCCTTCGGACCCAGGGAAAAACCTCCCGGGTGAAGCTGGCCTGCTGCCTGACCGGGCCCAGGGGAATGACCCGCGTAAGCGGGGAACCCctggattacaaaaaaaaaaaaaaaaaaaaaaaagatcatacaatttatttgtgtattcatttttattatataaaaaaacaattatatcaaagaaaattttgtttaaattaatcaaaatagcaagtttatatatattaaaaaattatagaaaaagagAATACCCTACAGTCCAAAGTATACGTCTTACTTACTATTTAAATTGTATGGAGtgtagaaaaaaagaaaaaacaaaaataatatattttcatatatgaaaACACTACAAAGTAACATGCAAGAATTGAAACATCACTTTCTAGATTGACACATCAATACATACTCTTTTGAGTATAACAGTTGCATAATAAACCTTACCAAATAaggataaattaaaattttaaactacaaCTATTACGAGAGATGGAGTCTTGTTTAGTATTGAGTTTACGGTGGAAGAACCATATACAATCCCTAGATTTTAGTGAGTTTATCAGATCATCTTCATTTAGTAAGATATCTCAATGAGTTTtcactattaatttttttaataataaaaatgcaAGAGAAAGAATGAGATGAATTTctcaaatcattaaaaaaaaaaattgatacatATGATAACTATTGTATTAAAATCTTAATTTAGTATTGgcgatatatttatattatattttacatactcattttaattttatttgatgtttcttttttttgagatCTCGTAATAAAAATggttttttaagtattttaggaTCTGTTGattatgtttatgatttcttAAAACTAAATCCAAAAGTAATGAATCTCATCATgtctaaaaaaatcattattttgtttcctcTTTTTGGGTCATCTCACATTATCCCTCTAAGTGTTTGAATGGAAGAGTGGGAGAAATGACAGTTCATCCACTTGGATAGGAGAACTACTTTTATATCGCCattcatgtttttttaattctaaaaataatatgcaggagaactattttttttttgttttttctgcaTAAAAGCAGGATATGTTCAGACAGTTTGACTCACCCCATTTTCGATGTTGTTAAGTTGTTCCACTTTCCATTTAACCAATAgataattttttctaaaataaattaattctgaaaatatttaattattcatCTATAAATATAACTACTTATTATTTCTACAcatcaacaaaaaaagaagaagcctcATGTTGGTTATGTTAACTAATCTTACACTTTATTTAAaaaccattttttatatttatagttaGCTAAATtcgtaatttaaaaaatactctCATTTATCTGATTTAGGTTTATTGATTTCTTTAACTTcccatttaatatatatatatatgaatataaattaGCAAAGAGGGTTTTTTCTAAAAAAGTGATTGTGTGGGTTAGTTaaatatctattattatatttacaatgtGTGTTTAATTATAATGTCTATTATGcaaaatatagtaatataatttaaatatgtaggttagttaaaattattttatttatatattgatttcAAAATTGCGGTAACATGGTTTCAGTGCAAGATTTATTGTTGTGTACgtattatatttctatattatgtactttgatatattttattataacttttattatttgaacaataattttttttatttgaaactatttttatcaTTCAAAGTTATAATAGTTGTTTGATCTGCCAGCATGATCCGCTTGATCTGCATGATCCGCTTGATCTACATGATCCGCTTAATCTGCACCGCTTGAACTGTTTTTACCATTCGAAACCTAAGTGTGACTATCATGACACAAGAATCAAAGATTTGCACTATTTTCCATGTTTCCTCACTTATACGAAACTAGTGTTATTTCCTGTGCTATGCACGGGCCaaaaatctgttttattttaattatattattataattataaatttaaataaaataataattttttaaatattttatagttatggATCATATTGAAGTAAATCTGTTGAAACTATTTTATACAAATATCATATTGTGTTATGTTTGGTAATCATATTGTGTTATGTTTGGTGctctttttatttgaattacATTTTGTATCtttagagatttttttaatttttcagtttATTTAGCTCTTTATTTCTgttaatttatagttttctaAAACATTATACTTCTATCTTTAGGATTGTACCAGTTTGATAAAATAAAGGGTAGATAATTACAAATTctcattattttaatttaacaataaaaaagaGAACTACTATCCACGTTATTTAATAAACTAACTATTCTCCTAATTATTTTCCTTACCAGTTACCATCATCACACGATCAAAGCTGAAGTTAATTTACatattattctctttttttttctccatcgttttatcttctctttctttacatTGGAGCTAAAAGAGCTCTGTTACAGGTTTATGCTTCATAtcaattttcttataataattcttctcttcttctctaataCATCATCCGCTCTCTCTAAATTCTCTCTTTCTGTAATGCACCAACATTGGTATCACAATCAAACTCACAACCAAACTCTTTGgttgaaaaattagaaaattgctaatttatatttagactccaaaaaaataagagatgcaaagaaaaattcaaaactaactatattttctataataatcGGATTAAATTATGCtgaacaaaaatatattgacACATAGATAATTGCTTCGcatagttgataaaaaaataaaaaattaaataatagctTCACATGATTCATCAGTGTATGAAGAATTTAGAAAAAGTTggttattaaaattttgaaacttccATATTTTGATGAACAAAGACGTgttttgattttctttatttttcaattagtttttaaaaaaaaatttacgtgTCAAGATTTGATTTCCAGATGACTTACGCTTATCGTATTAGGGATAGACAAGAAAACGACAAAATAGATCAAAAATACGATAATAGGgtccatcttttttaaatggGCCTAAAAAGAGGCCTTAAACCCCGCAGAATGCGAGTATTCTATAATTAATCACCACCGAGTAGGATTTCTGAAGATAAGAGAAGGGACCAATAAGAGCAGGAGGAATGTCCACGTGTCGCTACACGGAATCTTGTCTGGTCAAAAGCGCAgcagaacaaacaaacaaaaatcgaGTGTGGAGAaatttgagaagaagaagaagaaattatcGGTGTGCTTCGATGGCGATGACAGTAGCAGCTTCGTCCTCTATGGCAGTGATGATTCCACGTGTCCCCTCCATCTCCGCCCGCTGCTCTGCCGTCCCTTACCTTCCTCCTCGCTCTTTTGGCCGATCCTCTTTCACTGTTCCGGTGAAGCTACTTTCAGGTGACCGATTTATTTTCCccagaatttaaaattttaagtgatGCGGCGGTTCGGTATATATAA
The window above is part of the Brassica napus cultivar Da-Ae chromosome C3, Da-Ae, whole genome shotgun sequence genome. Proteins encoded here:
- the LOC106388746 gene encoding GDSL esterase/lipase At4g01130 isoform X1, producing the protein MYSVLNRRVSFSLLIVIIVMFSSYKADSKCEFKAVFNFGDSNSDTGGFWAAFPAQSGPWGMTYFKKPVGRASDGRLIIDFLAESLGMPFLSPYLQSIGSDFRHGANFATLASTVLLPNTSLFVSGISPFSLAIQLNQMKDFKVRVDEFHSSQQPGLHILPPSNIFGKSLYTFYIGQNDFTSNLASIGVDGVKQYLPQVIGQIAGTIKVVLWMKEIYGIGGRTFLVLNLAPVGCYPAILTGYPHTMSDLDKFGCLIPVNNAVKYYNMLLDKALSETRTVLKNATVIYLDTHKILLDLFQHPKSYGMKYGIKACCGYGGRSYNFNQKLFCGTTKIIGNSSATAKACRDPKNYVSWDGIHATEAANRRISTAILDGSISYPPFALNHLCPSV
- the LOC106388746 gene encoding GDSL esterase/lipase At4g01130 isoform X2, with protein sequence MYSVLNRRVSFSLLIVIIVMFSSYKADSKCEFKAVFNFGDSNSDTGGFWAAFPAQSGPWGMTYFKKPVGRASDGRLIIDFLAESLGMPFLSPYLQSIGSDFRHGANFATLASTVLLPNTSLFVSGISPFSLAIQLNQMKDFKVRVDEFHSSQQPGLHILPPSNIFGKSLYTFYIGQNDFTSNLASIGVDGVKQYLPQVIGQIAGTIKEIYGIGGRTFLVLNLAPVGCYPAILTGYPHTMSDLDKFGCLIPVNNAVKYYNMLLDKALSETRTVLKNATVIYLDTHKILLDLFQHPKSYGMKYGIKACCGYGGRSYNFNQKLFCGTTKIIGNSSATAKACRDPKNYVSWDGIHATEAANRRISTAILDGSISYPPFALNHLCPSV